The Aphis gossypii isolate Hap1 chromosome 3, ASM2018417v2, whole genome shotgun sequence genome includes a region encoding these proteins:
- the LOC114127694 gene encoding heat shock factor protein isoform X2, giving the protein MMPDDNPANDQRISLFLRKLWTLVCSKETDNVITWSEDGDSFIINNPVEFCKVLPRYFKHNNFMSFVRQLHIYGFSKRISDVDHTSNHGTSCEYAHPYFMKEHPCLLLSIKQKRGEKLHQGIKTDIDSIETISTLLKEVNSVKDKNKMLDSKFTAMKHENECLWRELAVIRQKHMKQQRILNQLIQFLVTLRQPSTNNTLCREVKNNVRYVLPIMHHKASEKATSGETFTNPKYKPSTSSGPVIHELDAADILNSNEDGKIHGGIFNDVVEPEGVVLSPSSVSQMLSSPGGSTVEEIFAPNEIIMNSPLDDLIREVSVSPTEELLEPKTTIVTVPSSNPETKINKTSNKTSKKRTKKDINPSKKRKTTIVDNVQDLKSTSSAVPYVIKVEPMGDDPPVISIPDIDFVEPEVTISNNDELWNNEITSNSDNMQLANPEPREAVSKQIDLVQADLESLLKGLNDKYTFDANMFLNFINDDPTNLNLPITSEEQTLNDAKNGLNVTPDNQIVSCLSPNTYDLNDLMTASADWTIPNTPMSFDSSYENDALNTPVITDSLLNTESLYPTISSTEK; this is encoded by the exons ATGATGCCAGATGACAATCCTGCGAACGACCAAaggatttctttatttttaaggaaGCTTTGGACATTGGTCTGCAGTAAAGAAACCGACAATGTGATTACATGGAGCGag gATGGTgacagttttataattaacaatccTGTAGAATTCTGTAAGGTTCTACCAAGATATTTCAAGCATAATAACTTTATGAGTTTTGTACGACAGTTACACATat atggtTTTAGCAAAAGAATATCTGATGTTGATCACACATCTAATCATGGAACATCTTGTGAATATGCTCATCCATATTTCATGAAAGAACATCCTTGTTTATTGTTGTCAATTAAGCAAAAGCGAGGGGAAAAATTG caTCAAGGCATAAAAACCGATATTGATTCAATTGAAACAATAAGTACACTGTTGAAAGAAGTTAACTCAGTTAAAGACAAAAATAAGATGCTTGATTCCAAATTTACTGCTATGAAACATGAAAATGAGTGTTTGTGGCGTGAACTAGCAGTTATTCGACAAAAGCATATGAAACAACAACGAATTCTCAACCAG tTAATCCAATTTTTAGTTACCTTAAGACAACCTAGTACTAATAATACACTGTGCCgagaagtaaaaaataatgttaggtATGTTCTCCCTATTATGCACCATAAGGCATCAGAAAAGGCAACTTCCGGAGAAACATTTact AATCCAAAGTATAAACCATCTACGTCATCAGGACCTGTGATTCATGAATTAGATGCTGCTGATATTCTTAATTCAAATGAAGATGGTAAAATTCATGGaggaatttttaa tgaTGTAGTAGAGCCAGAAGGTGTGGTACTTAGTCCTAGCAGTGTTTCGCAAATGTTAAGTAGTCCTGGTGGTTCAACAGTTGAAGAGATATTTGCaccaaatgaaattataatgaattcacCATTAGATGACTTGATCAGAGAAGTGTCTGTATCTCCTACTGAAGAATTATTAGAACCAAAAACAACTATTGTGACTGTTCCTTCATCTAATccagaaacaaaaataaataaaactagtaataaaacatctaaaaaaagaacaaaaaaagatattaatcCTTCAAAGAAAAGAAAGACAACTATTGTTGATAATGTTCAAGACCTAAAATCTACATCTTCAGCAGTACCTTATGTCATTAAAGTAGAACCAATGGGAGATGATCCACCAGTTATTTCTATTCCTGACATAGATTTTGTTGAGCCTGAAGT aactatttctaataatgatgaattatggaataatgaaataacttCAAATTCTGATAATATGCAACTTGCTAATCCAGAACCTAG ggAAGCTGTTTCTAAACAAATTGATTTGGTTCAAGCTGACTTGGAAAGTTTATTGAAAggattaaatgataaatacacatttgacgcaaatatgtttcttaat ttcaTTAATGATGAtcctacaaatttaaatttgcctATTACATCAGAAGAACAGACACTTAATGATG caaAAAATGGGTTGAATGTTACACCAGATAATCAAATTGTGTCATGTCTATCCCCAAATACATATGATCTAAATGATTTAATGACAGCTTCAGCAGACTGGACGATACCAAATACTCCCATGTCATTTGATTCGTCATATGAAAATGATGCATTAAATACTCCAGTTATAACTGATTCTTTATTAAACACTGAATCACTTTATCCAACTATATCCtcaacagaaaaataa
- the LOC114127664 gene encoding FAS-associated factor 1 isoform X1, translating into MDDKDGIIADFQAITGIDNAGEALMHLSNFNWDLLAAVQHVTPKHTQHLPSEGRSTELSAPAVTVADDFMNMIASTSKHRLITIEIEQNGRIIAILTLSDSSTIDDLKTLLYGKSSIPCCLQKFSGWPNNQHPSNKDTLSKLNLPDRFKLNLNTGDEDLNQELNGRANLRMFTLNITMEATTSSDYQVYKLSFSSDQTVAQVKEVVANLTKLPISNQQWLGWPHFVTPATTLEESHINYPVHDFKLKPSNSILKHTRRRYNTRLNQSVVDMETSDSPMPSSSTSSSSTSSSSSEEDPFEDAAESLSGIDDDDDDVDTMFMDTELPTRIRPLIAEDTEDELAGVIQFIDEFQNRYGDMRPQFFLGTLDQAIKIACFKPAKDKRLLAVYLHHDRSVLSNVFCTQLLCFESVVQYLNTNFLVWGWDMTHPSNRNRILQSAALSLGAMAEITLRAIDINRLPALVLFTRNRSNTEILSVINGDCNISELLSSLINAQEMFAMQQQVEIKEEGERNMREMIKVEQDEAYQQSLAIDRAKEETRRVQEMEEKAIRSQIESQERQVAAEKEAIRQRIVASLPAEPEPGDQVAKIRFRLPLGKFLERRFMASDNLQVLFDYLYINGFSQEEFKVISSWPRRDLTTLGVTQTMKELNLYPQETLTLEER; encoded by the exons ATGGACGACAAAGACGGCATTATAGCCGATTTTcag GCCATTACTGGTATCGACAACGCAGGCGAAGCATTGATGCACTTGTCGAATTTTAATTGGGACTTGCTG GCCGCTGTCCAACATGTCACACCTAAGCACACTCAACACTTGCCGTCTGAAGGACGCAGTACTGAACTAAGCGCACCAGCTGTAACGGTTGCAgatgattttatgaatatgattGCATCAACGTCAAAGCATCGTTTAATTACTATTGAAATTGAACAAAATGGTCGTATAATTGCCATATTAACACTCAGCGATAGTTCAACAATTG atgatttaaaaacattgctCTATGGTAAAAGTAGCATTCCATGTTGCCTACAAAAATTTAGTGGATGGCCAAATAATCAACATCCTTCCAATAAAGATACACTTTCCAAACTTAATCTTCCAGATAGATTTAAGCTAAATCTTAACACTGGCGATGAAGATTTAAATCAAGAACTAAATggaag agCTAATTTGCGAATGTTCACTTTAAACATAACAATGGAGGCTACAACCTCAAGTGATTATCaagtttataaattgtcaTTTTCATCCGATCAGACTGTTGCACAAGTGAAAGAAGTTGTTGCTAACTTGACTAAATTGCCTATAAGTAATCAACAATGGTTAGGTTGGCCACATTTTGTTACTCCTGCTACAACTTTGGAAGAATCTCATATTAATTACCCAgtacatgattttaaattgaaaccaTCAAACTCAATACTTAAACATACCAGAAGAAGATACAACACAAGattaaat caGTCTGTTGTTGATATGGAAACAAGTGATTCTCCTATGCCTTCATCATCTACTTCTTCATCGTCCACATCTTCATCATCTTCTGAAGAAGATCCTTTTGAAGATGCAGCAGAATCATTAAGTGGtattgatgatgatgatgatgatgtagATACTATGTTCATGGATACCGAGTTACCTACTCGTATCCGTCCATTAA ttgctGAAGATACTGAAGATGAACTTGCCGGTgtcattcaatttattgatGAATTTCAAAATCGTTATGGTGATATGAGACCTCAGTTTTTTTTGGGAACGCTTGATCAAGCTATCAAAATTGCATGTTTTAAACCTGCTAAAGAT AAACGTTTATTAGCTGTATACTTGCACCACGATCGGAGTGTGTTATCAAATGTATTTTGCACACAactattatgttttgaatCAGTCGTGCAGTATctcaatacaaattttttagtatGGGGATGGGATATGACACATCCATCTAACAGAAATAG AATATTACAATCAGCGGCTCTATCACTGGGGGCAATGGCCGAAATAACTTTGAGAGCTATTGACATTAACAGGCTTCCAGCTTTAGTGTTATTTACGCGTAATCGGTCAAACACAGAAATATTGTCAGTTATAAACG gAGATTGTAATATAAGTGAATTACTATCGAGCCTTATAAATGCTCAAGAAATGTTTGCTATGCAACAGCAAGTGGAAATTAAAGAAGAAGGCGAACGTAATATGCGAGAAATGATTAAAGTAGAACAAGATGAAGCCTATCAACAATCATTGGCTATTGATCG AGCTAAAGAAGAAACAAGAAGAGTTCAAGAAATGGAAGAAAAGGCAATTCGATCTCAAATTGAAAGTCAAGAAAGACAAGTTGCTGCAGAAAAAGAA GCTATTCGACAACGTATTGTTGCATCTCTTCCAGCAGAACCAGAACCTGGTGATCAAGTTGCAAAAATCAGATTTAGACTTCCTCTTGGAAAGTTTTTAGAACGACGGTTTATGGCATCAGATAATTTACAA gtgttgtttgactatttatatataaatggctTCAGTCAAGAAGAGTTCAAAGTAATTTCTAGTTGGCCTAGAAGAgat TTAACAACACTAGGTGTAACTCAAACCATGAAAGAATTAAATCTATATCCTCAAGAAACTTTAACTCTTGAAGAACGATAA
- the LOC114127694 gene encoding heat shock factor protein isoform X1, with product MMPDDNPANDQRISLFLRKLWTLVCSKETDNVITWSEDGDSFIINNPVEFCKVLPRYFKHNNFMSFVRQLHIYGFSKRISDVDHTSNHGTSCEYAHPYFMKEHPCLLLSIKQKRGEKLHQGIKTDIDSIETISTLLKEVNSVKDKNKMLDSKFTAMKHENECLWRELAVIRQKHMKQQRILNQLIQFLVTLRQPSTNNTLCREVKNNVRYVLPIMHHKASEKATSGETFTNPKYKPSTSSGPVIHELDAADILNSNEDGKIHGGIFNDVVEPEGVVLSPSSVSQMLSSPGGSTVEEIFAPNEIIMNSPLDDLIREVSVSPTEELLEPKTTIVTVPSSNPETKINKTSNKTSKKRTKKDINPSKKRKTTIVDNVQDLKSTSSAVPYVIKVEPMGDDPPVISIPDIDFVEPEVTISNNDELWNNEITSNSDNMQLANPEPRQVNMCDGSSSVSPNFLNNVMQKEAVSKQIDLVQADLESLLKGLNDKYTFDANMFLNFINDDPTNLNLPITSEEQTLNDAKNGLNVTPDNQIVSCLSPNTYDLNDLMTASADWTIPNTPMSFDSSYENDALNTPVITDSLLNTESLYPTISSTEK from the exons ATGATGCCAGATGACAATCCTGCGAACGACCAAaggatttctttatttttaaggaaGCTTTGGACATTGGTCTGCAGTAAAGAAACCGACAATGTGATTACATGGAGCGag gATGGTgacagttttataattaacaatccTGTAGAATTCTGTAAGGTTCTACCAAGATATTTCAAGCATAATAACTTTATGAGTTTTGTACGACAGTTACACATat atggtTTTAGCAAAAGAATATCTGATGTTGATCACACATCTAATCATGGAACATCTTGTGAATATGCTCATCCATATTTCATGAAAGAACATCCTTGTTTATTGTTGTCAATTAAGCAAAAGCGAGGGGAAAAATTG caTCAAGGCATAAAAACCGATATTGATTCAATTGAAACAATAAGTACACTGTTGAAAGAAGTTAACTCAGTTAAAGACAAAAATAAGATGCTTGATTCCAAATTTACTGCTATGAAACATGAAAATGAGTGTTTGTGGCGTGAACTAGCAGTTATTCGACAAAAGCATATGAAACAACAACGAATTCTCAACCAG tTAATCCAATTTTTAGTTACCTTAAGACAACCTAGTACTAATAATACACTGTGCCgagaagtaaaaaataatgttaggtATGTTCTCCCTATTATGCACCATAAGGCATCAGAAAAGGCAACTTCCGGAGAAACATTTact AATCCAAAGTATAAACCATCTACGTCATCAGGACCTGTGATTCATGAATTAGATGCTGCTGATATTCTTAATTCAAATGAAGATGGTAAAATTCATGGaggaatttttaa tgaTGTAGTAGAGCCAGAAGGTGTGGTACTTAGTCCTAGCAGTGTTTCGCAAATGTTAAGTAGTCCTGGTGGTTCAACAGTTGAAGAGATATTTGCaccaaatgaaattataatgaattcacCATTAGATGACTTGATCAGAGAAGTGTCTGTATCTCCTACTGAAGAATTATTAGAACCAAAAACAACTATTGTGACTGTTCCTTCATCTAATccagaaacaaaaataaataaaactagtaataaaacatctaaaaaaagaacaaaaaaagatattaatcCTTCAAAGAAAAGAAAGACAACTATTGTTGATAATGTTCAAGACCTAAAATCTACATCTTCAGCAGTACCTTATGTCATTAAAGTAGAACCAATGGGAGATGATCCACCAGTTATTTCTATTCCTGACATAGATTTTGTTGAGCCTGAAGT aactatttctaataatgatgaattatggaataatgaaataacttCAAATTCTGATAATATGCAACTTGCTAATCCAGAACCTAGGCAAGTTAATATGTGTGACGGGAGCAGTTCTGTATCACCAAATTTTCTTAACAATGTTATGCAAAA ggAAGCTGTTTCTAAACAAATTGATTTGGTTCAAGCTGACTTGGAAAGTTTATTGAAAggattaaatgataaatacacatttgacgcaaatatgtttcttaat ttcaTTAATGATGAtcctacaaatttaaatttgcctATTACATCAGAAGAACAGACACTTAATGATG caaAAAATGGGTTGAATGTTACACCAGATAATCAAATTGTGTCATGTCTATCCCCAAATACATATGATCTAAATGATTTAATGACAGCTTCAGCAGACTGGACGATACCAAATACTCCCATGTCATTTGATTCGTCATATGAAAATGATGCATTAAATACTCCAGTTATAACTGATTCTTTATTAAACACTGAATCACTTTATCCAACTATATCCtcaacagaaaaataa
- the LOC114127664 gene encoding FAS-associated factor 1 isoform X2, translated as MDDKDGIIADFQAITGIDNAGEALMHLSNFNWDLLAAVQHVTPKHTQHLPSEGRSTELSAPAVTVADDFMNMIASTSKHRLITIEIEQNGRIIAILTLSDSSTIDDLKTLLYGKSSIPCCLQKFSGWPNNQHPSNKDTLSKLNLPDRFKLNLNTGDEDLNQELNGRANLRMFTLNITMEATTSSDYQVYKLSFSSDQTVAQVKEVVANLTKLPISNQQWLGWPHFVTPATTLEESHINYPVHDFKLKPSNSILKHTRRRYNTRLNSVVDMETSDSPMPSSSTSSSSTSSSSSEEDPFEDAAESLSGIDDDDDDVDTMFMDTELPTRIRPLIAEDTEDELAGVIQFIDEFQNRYGDMRPQFFLGTLDQAIKIACFKPAKDKRLLAVYLHHDRSVLSNVFCTQLLCFESVVQYLNTNFLVWGWDMTHPSNRNRILQSAALSLGAMAEITLRAIDINRLPALVLFTRNRSNTEILSVINGDCNISELLSSLINAQEMFAMQQQVEIKEEGERNMREMIKVEQDEAYQQSLAIDRAKEETRRVQEMEEKAIRSQIESQERQVAAEKEAIRQRIVASLPAEPEPGDQVAKIRFRLPLGKFLERRFMASDNLQVLFDYLYINGFSQEEFKVISSWPRRDLTTLGVTQTMKELNLYPQETLTLEER; from the exons ATGGACGACAAAGACGGCATTATAGCCGATTTTcag GCCATTACTGGTATCGACAACGCAGGCGAAGCATTGATGCACTTGTCGAATTTTAATTGGGACTTGCTG GCCGCTGTCCAACATGTCACACCTAAGCACACTCAACACTTGCCGTCTGAAGGACGCAGTACTGAACTAAGCGCACCAGCTGTAACGGTTGCAgatgattttatgaatatgattGCATCAACGTCAAAGCATCGTTTAATTACTATTGAAATTGAACAAAATGGTCGTATAATTGCCATATTAACACTCAGCGATAGTTCAACAATTG atgatttaaaaacattgctCTATGGTAAAAGTAGCATTCCATGTTGCCTACAAAAATTTAGTGGATGGCCAAATAATCAACATCCTTCCAATAAAGATACACTTTCCAAACTTAATCTTCCAGATAGATTTAAGCTAAATCTTAACACTGGCGATGAAGATTTAAATCAAGAACTAAATggaag agCTAATTTGCGAATGTTCACTTTAAACATAACAATGGAGGCTACAACCTCAAGTGATTATCaagtttataaattgtcaTTTTCATCCGATCAGACTGTTGCACAAGTGAAAGAAGTTGTTGCTAACTTGACTAAATTGCCTATAAGTAATCAACAATGGTTAGGTTGGCCACATTTTGTTACTCCTGCTACAACTTTGGAAGAATCTCATATTAATTACCCAgtacatgattttaaattgaaaccaTCAAACTCAATACTTAAACATACCAGAAGAAGATACAACACAAGattaaat TCTGTTGTTGATATGGAAACAAGTGATTCTCCTATGCCTTCATCATCTACTTCTTCATCGTCCACATCTTCATCATCTTCTGAAGAAGATCCTTTTGAAGATGCAGCAGAATCATTAAGTGGtattgatgatgatgatgatgatgtagATACTATGTTCATGGATACCGAGTTACCTACTCGTATCCGTCCATTAA ttgctGAAGATACTGAAGATGAACTTGCCGGTgtcattcaatttattgatGAATTTCAAAATCGTTATGGTGATATGAGACCTCAGTTTTTTTTGGGAACGCTTGATCAAGCTATCAAAATTGCATGTTTTAAACCTGCTAAAGAT AAACGTTTATTAGCTGTATACTTGCACCACGATCGGAGTGTGTTATCAAATGTATTTTGCACACAactattatgttttgaatCAGTCGTGCAGTATctcaatacaaattttttagtatGGGGATGGGATATGACACATCCATCTAACAGAAATAG AATATTACAATCAGCGGCTCTATCACTGGGGGCAATGGCCGAAATAACTTTGAGAGCTATTGACATTAACAGGCTTCCAGCTTTAGTGTTATTTACGCGTAATCGGTCAAACACAGAAATATTGTCAGTTATAAACG gAGATTGTAATATAAGTGAATTACTATCGAGCCTTATAAATGCTCAAGAAATGTTTGCTATGCAACAGCAAGTGGAAATTAAAGAAGAAGGCGAACGTAATATGCGAGAAATGATTAAAGTAGAACAAGATGAAGCCTATCAACAATCATTGGCTATTGATCG AGCTAAAGAAGAAACAAGAAGAGTTCAAGAAATGGAAGAAAAGGCAATTCGATCTCAAATTGAAAGTCAAGAAAGACAAGTTGCTGCAGAAAAAGAA GCTATTCGACAACGTATTGTTGCATCTCTTCCAGCAGAACCAGAACCTGGTGATCAAGTTGCAAAAATCAGATTTAGACTTCCTCTTGGAAAGTTTTTAGAACGACGGTTTATGGCATCAGATAATTTACAA gtgttgtttgactatttatatataaatggctTCAGTCAAGAAGAGTTCAAAGTAATTTCTAGTTGGCCTAGAAGAgat TTAACAACACTAGGTGTAACTCAAACCATGAAAGAATTAAATCTATATCCTCAAGAAACTTTAACTCTTGAAGAACGATAA
- the LOC114127665 gene encoding thymidylate kinase, which translates to MTKSAMRGALIVLEGCDRSGKTTQCAKLVEALNNMKIPAKKISFPDRSTPIGSLINDYLSRKIELPDRSVHLLFTANRWELEPEIRKQIEAGVTLIVDRYSYSGVVFTSAKQCVDFKWCCGPENGLPKPDIVMFLKLSTGEMAKRSGFGDERYENIEFQHKVDINYDKFKNDNFIQVDAAQDVSILTNTLLEQVLKTIDTVKNQELDDLVLQ; encoded by the coding sequence atgacAAAATCTGCTATGCGAGGCGCATTAATTGTTTTGGAAGGATGTGATAGATCTGGAAAAACCACTCAATGTGCAAAATTAGTTGaagcattaaataatatgaaaataccagcaaaaaaaatatcgtttcCAGATCGATCTACTCCTATTGGTTCATTAATCAATGATTACTTATCAAGGAAAATAGAGTTACCAGATAGATCAGTACATTTACTTTTCACTGCTAATCGTTGGGAACTAGAACCAGAAATTCGTAAGCAAATTGAGGCTGGCGTAACATTAATTGTGGATCGTTACTCGTATTCTGGTGTAGTTTTTACAAGTGCCAAACAATGTGTGGATTTCAAATGGTGTTGTGGTCCAGAAAATGGTTTACCCAAACCAGATAtagtaatgtttttaaaattatctactgGAGAAATGGCTAAACGGTCAGGTTTTGGTGATGAaagatatgaaaatattgaatttcaaCATAaagttgatataaattatgataaatttaaaaacgataattttattcaagtaGATGCAGCTCAAGATGTGTCAATTTTAACAAACACTCTTTTAGAGcaagttttaaaaactatagataCAGTTAAAAATCAAGAATTAGATGATTTAGTTTTGCAATAA